The following are from one region of the Amyelois transitella isolate CPQ chromosome 21, ilAmyTran1.1, whole genome shotgun sequence genome:
- the LOC106138390 gene encoding yemanuclein isoform X1: MSDPKRATLITVGAPKSGKNNVNKTVRLTINLVESNESKYPELNYKELVNAEERKKKVENGITPGLDPFSDNDDDVERVARKFEQKYGGKSTYGKKRGRTKQDDFADIGAGYDENDSFIDNTDGYDEMIPPECDTLYGGFYINSGSLEFKNVDNQAVLSDAEPGSRRNKRRISSSSSEVDSSESSSESSQDVKDPKAVTNGVVTHDTEHRKKKNKKSDKNKKAKKIRRTDSSAATSGKQTSDDNGHAGGDSADSRTSQSDSLASKPAPSSENAVTSDSSRDAEPKVEVKLPPSVLSIVEELEATVARLLAENPNLPHKELETNTEVIVSRLESTLSTISDGSISHAARSRVSLALRVSRSKLLQLQTDTGVNNKTVAQSTTTTITTTSSSTKRKADDNKEKVDVKNMTPEEIEADIVSTLKRLAALIDERKPGMIASYNAECARVQEEKKKIQIASADGAPHIEKRLPKRRFPWCPRTRALLARLKTLAGDQESAAKLLANRALPLFPRGFVRMPTLLRQADLSKEIKVTDLKRPRLGSFNQQPPPLPFTEPIQFPSSLTVTATVKTSPEKTEIAPGTDEKSKNNSVFGNIINSFSLSKDLIVEKPDDRKDTVIIEKGKEDLYIPPNNIGSITITPVVSNQKDKKVNNTLSTDKYKEPGLIRVKTPEDLNDMVKKDKHKKDKKRVESPLHVDTNITQNKKEPSPKSKEESHKQVEIMRVNENDLPRPALIPVHHSPTFAKPDKRPPETKKKKEIVIVSDVDPLGDVHNEPVAVDDSSSDVEVIEENTSKSENGDKSEVPSKDKVSRDKKVNSVKHKGVRDKEHKDIEEATKEDIDKLMKNISEMEHVQEPHKLNSNPFGGLLNNARHDKSSSSLNRVYVEPRDKFTERTSLNKMDGCSPVTG, from the exons ATGTCGGACCCTAAACGTGCTACTCTTATAACAGTAGGTGCTCCAAAAAGTGGGAAAAATAATGTGAATAAAACAGTGAGATTAACGATAAATTTGGTTGAAAGCAACGAAAGTAAATATCCGGAGCTGAATTACAAAGAACTAGTCAATGCAGAAGAG AGAAAGAAAAAGGTGGAAAATGGCATAACCCCAGGACTGGATCCGTTTTCAGACAACGATGATGATGTCGAGAGAGTGGCCAGAAAGTTTGAACAgaaatat GGTGGCAAAAGTACATACGGCAAAAAAAGAGGCAGGACAAAGCAGGATGATTTTGCTGATATCGGAGCGGGCTACGATGAAAATGACTCCTTTATTGATAACACGGATGGC TATGATGAGATGATACCACCGGAGTGTGACACGCTGTATGGAGGTTTCTACATCAACAGCGGCTCACTGGAGTTCAAGAATGTTGACAACCAAGCCGTGTTGTCTGATGCTGAACCCGGCTCGAGAAGGAATAAG AGACGTATATCTTCAAGCAGCAGCGAAGTGGACTCCTCGGAGAGTTCCTCGGAGTCGAGTCAGGATGTGAAAGATCCTAAGGCAGTCACCAACGGAGTGGTCACACATGACACTGAGCATAGGAAGAAG aAGAACAAAAAGAGCGATAAGAATAAGAAAGCGAAGAAGATAAGAAGAACCGACTCCTCTGCTGCTACTTCTGGAAAACAGACTTCGGATG ATAACGGGCACGCGGGCGGCGACAGCGCGGACTCTCGCACTTCGCAGTCCGACTCGCTCGCTTCCAAACCGGCGCCCAGCTCCGAGAACGCGGTCACTTCTGACAGCTccag GGATGCAGAGCCGAAAGTAGAAGTGAAACTTCCGCCATCAGTGTTGTCCATAGTTGAAGAACTGGAGGCAACTGTGGCAAGATTATTGGCTGAGAATCCCAACTTGCCTCATAAGGAGTTAGAAACTAACACGGAGGTGATTGTAAGCAG aCTGGAATCAACTCTATCGACAATATCAGACGGTTCAATTTCCCACGCAGCTCGGAGCAGAGTATCGCTCGCGTTAAGAGTGTCACGCTCTAAACTACTTCAGCTTCAAACTGACACAG GAGTGAACAACAAAACGGTTGCTCAATCTACAACCACCACGATAACAACCACAAGTAGCAGTACCAAACGGAAGGCAGACGACAATAAGGAGAAGGTGGACGTCAAAAATATGACGCCCGAAGAGATTGAGGCGGATATTGTTAGTACGCTGAAAAG actGGCCGCTTTGATCGATGAACGAAAACCCGGCATGATAGCTAGTTATAATGCCGAATGCGCAAGAGTTCAGGAGGAGAA gaagaaaatacaaatagcGTCAGCGGACGGCGCGCCGCATATTGAGAAGCGGCTGCCCAAGCGGAGGTTCCCCTGGTGTCCGCGCACCAGGGCGCTGCTGGCCCGGCTGAAGACCTTGGCTGGGGATCAG GAATCTGCAGCCAAATTGCTCGCGAACCGAGCGCTTCCACTGTTCCCAAGAGGTTTTGTTAGGATGCCGACGCTACTAAGACAAGCGGA TCTCAGCAAAGAAATCAAAGTGACCGACCTGAAACGGCCGCGGCTCGGTTCGTTCAACCAGCAGCCGCCGCCGCTGCCGTTCACTGAACCCATTCAGTTCCCGAGCTCTTTAACCGTCACCGCTACAGTCAAAACATCACCAGAGAAAACAGAAATCGCCCCAGGAACAGATGagaaatcaaaaaataactCTGTATTCGGCAATATCATCAatagtttctcattatccaaAGATTTGATTGTTGAAAAGCCCGACGATAGAAAAGATACGGTTATAATCGAGAAAGGAAAGGAAGATTTGTACATTCCGCCTAATAATATCGGCAGTATAACTATAACTCCTGTTGTAAGTAACCAGaaagataaaaaagttaataatacgTTATCTACGGACAAATATAAGGAGCCCGGTTTAATAAGAGTGAAAACGCCTGAAGATTTGAACGATATGGTCAAAAAGGATAAACATAAGAAAGATAAGAAACGTGTTGAATCACCGTTACACGTGGACACAAACATTACTCAGAATAAAAAAGAGCCCAGTCCAAAATCAAAGGAAGAATCACATAAACAAGTAGAAATCATGCGAGTCAATGAGAATGATCTGCCAAGACCAGCCTTGATTCCAGTGCATCATTCCCCAACGTTCGCGAAACCCGATAAAAGACCACCGGAgactaagaagaagaaagaaatagTGATAGTGTCTGATGTTGATCCGTTAGGTGACGTTCATAATGAACCCGTAGCCGTTGATGACAGTAGTAGTGACGTTGAAGTGATAGAAGAGAACACAAGTAAAAGTGAAAACGGTGATAAAAGTGAAGTGCCTTCAAAGGACAAAGTGTCTCGGGACAAAAAAGTGAACAGTGTGAAACATAAAGGAGTTAGGGATAAAGAACATAAGGACATTgaggaggcgactaaggagGATATAGATAAACTTATGAAGAATATCAGTGAGATGGAG CATGTGCAGGAGCCgcataaattaaatagtaatCCATTTGGAGGGTTGTTAAATAATG CGAGACACGATAAGTCTTCCTCGTCGCTCAACCGCGTGTACGTCGAGCCTCGCGACAAATT TACAGAACGAACTTCTTTGAACAAAATGGATGGCTGTAGTCCGGTCACGG GGTGA
- the LOC106138390 gene encoding yemanuclein isoform X3 — MSDPKRATLITVGAPKSGKNNVNKTVRLTINLVESNESKYPELNYKELVNAEERKKKVENGITPGLDPFSDNDDDVERVARKFEQKYGGKSTYGKKRGRTKQDDFADIGAGYDENDSFIDNTDGYDEMIPPECDTLYGGFYINSGSLEFKNVDNQAVLSDAEPGSRRNKRRISSSSSEVDSSESSSESSQDVKDPKAVTNGVVTHDTEHRKKKNKKSDKNKKAKKIRRTDSSAATSGKQTSDDNGHAGGDSADSRTSQSDSLASKPAPSSENAVTSDSSRDAEPKVEVKLPPSVLSIVEELEATVARLLAENPNLPHKELETNTEVIVSRLESTLSTISDGSISHAARSRVSLALRVSRSKLLQLQTDTGVNNKTVAQSTTTTITTTSSSTKRKADDNKEKVDVKNMTPEEIEADIVSTLKRLAALIDERKPGMIASYNAECARVQEEKKKIQIASADGAPHIEKRLPKRRFPWCPRTRALLARLKTLAGDQESAAKLLANRALPLFPRGFVRMPTLLRQADLSKEIKVTDLKRPRLGSFNQQPPPLPFTEPIQFPSSLTVTATVKTSPEKTEIAPGTDEKSKNNSVFGNIINSFSLSKDLIVEKPDDRKDTVIIEKGKEDLYIPPNNIGSITITPVVSNQKDKKVNNTLSTDKYKEPGLIRVKTPEDLNDMVKKDKHKKDKKRVESPLHVDTNITQNKKEPSPKSKEESHKQVEIMRVNENDLPRPALIPVHHSPTFAKPDKRPPETKKKKEIVIVSDVDPLGDVHNEPVAVDDSSSDVEVIEENTSKSENGDKSEVPSKDKVSRDKKVNSVKHKGVRDKEHKDIEEATKEDIDKLMKNISEMEHVQEPHKLNSNPFGGLLNNARHDKSSSSLNRVYVEPRDKLVNLFQRR; from the exons ATGTCGGACCCTAAACGTGCTACTCTTATAACAGTAGGTGCTCCAAAAAGTGGGAAAAATAATGTGAATAAAACAGTGAGATTAACGATAAATTTGGTTGAAAGCAACGAAAGTAAATATCCGGAGCTGAATTACAAAGAACTAGTCAATGCAGAAGAG AGAAAGAAAAAGGTGGAAAATGGCATAACCCCAGGACTGGATCCGTTTTCAGACAACGATGATGATGTCGAGAGAGTGGCCAGAAAGTTTGAACAgaaatat GGTGGCAAAAGTACATACGGCAAAAAAAGAGGCAGGACAAAGCAGGATGATTTTGCTGATATCGGAGCGGGCTACGATGAAAATGACTCCTTTATTGATAACACGGATGGC TATGATGAGATGATACCACCGGAGTGTGACACGCTGTATGGAGGTTTCTACATCAACAGCGGCTCACTGGAGTTCAAGAATGTTGACAACCAAGCCGTGTTGTCTGATGCTGAACCCGGCTCGAGAAGGAATAAG AGACGTATATCTTCAAGCAGCAGCGAAGTGGACTCCTCGGAGAGTTCCTCGGAGTCGAGTCAGGATGTGAAAGATCCTAAGGCAGTCACCAACGGAGTGGTCACACATGACACTGAGCATAGGAAGAAG aAGAACAAAAAGAGCGATAAGAATAAGAAAGCGAAGAAGATAAGAAGAACCGACTCCTCTGCTGCTACTTCTGGAAAACAGACTTCGGATG ATAACGGGCACGCGGGCGGCGACAGCGCGGACTCTCGCACTTCGCAGTCCGACTCGCTCGCTTCCAAACCGGCGCCCAGCTCCGAGAACGCGGTCACTTCTGACAGCTccag GGATGCAGAGCCGAAAGTAGAAGTGAAACTTCCGCCATCAGTGTTGTCCATAGTTGAAGAACTGGAGGCAACTGTGGCAAGATTATTGGCTGAGAATCCCAACTTGCCTCATAAGGAGTTAGAAACTAACACGGAGGTGATTGTAAGCAG aCTGGAATCAACTCTATCGACAATATCAGACGGTTCAATTTCCCACGCAGCTCGGAGCAGAGTATCGCTCGCGTTAAGAGTGTCACGCTCTAAACTACTTCAGCTTCAAACTGACACAG GAGTGAACAACAAAACGGTTGCTCAATCTACAACCACCACGATAACAACCACAAGTAGCAGTACCAAACGGAAGGCAGACGACAATAAGGAGAAGGTGGACGTCAAAAATATGACGCCCGAAGAGATTGAGGCGGATATTGTTAGTACGCTGAAAAG actGGCCGCTTTGATCGATGAACGAAAACCCGGCATGATAGCTAGTTATAATGCCGAATGCGCAAGAGTTCAGGAGGAGAA gaagaaaatacaaatagcGTCAGCGGACGGCGCGCCGCATATTGAGAAGCGGCTGCCCAAGCGGAGGTTCCCCTGGTGTCCGCGCACCAGGGCGCTGCTGGCCCGGCTGAAGACCTTGGCTGGGGATCAG GAATCTGCAGCCAAATTGCTCGCGAACCGAGCGCTTCCACTGTTCCCAAGAGGTTTTGTTAGGATGCCGACGCTACTAAGACAAGCGGA TCTCAGCAAAGAAATCAAAGTGACCGACCTGAAACGGCCGCGGCTCGGTTCGTTCAACCAGCAGCCGCCGCCGCTGCCGTTCACTGAACCCATTCAGTTCCCGAGCTCTTTAACCGTCACCGCTACAGTCAAAACATCACCAGAGAAAACAGAAATCGCCCCAGGAACAGATGagaaatcaaaaaataactCTGTATTCGGCAATATCATCAatagtttctcattatccaaAGATTTGATTGTTGAAAAGCCCGACGATAGAAAAGATACGGTTATAATCGAGAAAGGAAAGGAAGATTTGTACATTCCGCCTAATAATATCGGCAGTATAACTATAACTCCTGTTGTAAGTAACCAGaaagataaaaaagttaataatacgTTATCTACGGACAAATATAAGGAGCCCGGTTTAATAAGAGTGAAAACGCCTGAAGATTTGAACGATATGGTCAAAAAGGATAAACATAAGAAAGATAAGAAACGTGTTGAATCACCGTTACACGTGGACACAAACATTACTCAGAATAAAAAAGAGCCCAGTCCAAAATCAAAGGAAGAATCACATAAACAAGTAGAAATCATGCGAGTCAATGAGAATGATCTGCCAAGACCAGCCTTGATTCCAGTGCATCATTCCCCAACGTTCGCGAAACCCGATAAAAGACCACCGGAgactaagaagaagaaagaaatagTGATAGTGTCTGATGTTGATCCGTTAGGTGACGTTCATAATGAACCCGTAGCCGTTGATGACAGTAGTAGTGACGTTGAAGTGATAGAAGAGAACACAAGTAAAAGTGAAAACGGTGATAAAAGTGAAGTGCCTTCAAAGGACAAAGTGTCTCGGGACAAAAAAGTGAACAGTGTGAAACATAAAGGAGTTAGGGATAAAGAACATAAGGACATTgaggaggcgactaaggagGATATAGATAAACTTATGAAGAATATCAGTGAGATGGAG CATGTGCAGGAGCCgcataaattaaatagtaatCCATTTGGAGGGTTGTTAAATAATG CGAGACACGATAAGTCTTCCTCGTCGCTCAACCGCGTGTACGTCGAGCCTCGCGACAAATT GGTGAACCTCTTTCAAAGACGCTGA
- the LOC106138390 gene encoding yemanuclein isoform X4, with amino-acid sequence MSDPKRATLITVGAPKSGKNNVNKTVRLTINLVESNESKYPELNYKELVNAEERKKKVENGITPGLDPFSDNDDDVERVARKFEQKYGGKSTYGKKRGRTKQDDFADIGAGYDENDSFIDNTDGYDEMIPPECDTLYGGFYINSGSLEFKNVDNQAVLSDAEPGSRRNKRRISSSSSEVDSSESSSESSQDVKDPKAVTNGVVTHDTEHRKKKNKKSDKNKKAKKIRRTDSSAATSGKQTSDDNGHAGGDSADSRTSQSDSLASKPAPSSENAVTSDSSRDAEPKVEVKLPPSVLSIVEELEATVARLLAENPNLPHKELETNTEVIVSRLESTLSTISDGSISHAARSRVSLALRVSRSKLLQLQTDTGVNNKTVAQSTTTTITTTSSSTKRKADDNKEKVDVKNMTPEEIEADIVSTLKRLAALIDERKPGMIASYNAECARVQEEKKKIQIASADGAPHIEKRLPKRRFPWCPRTRALLARLKTLAGDQESAAKLLANRALPLFPRGFVRMPTLLRQADLSKEIKVTDLKRPRLGSFNQQPPPLPFTEPIQFPSSLTVTATVKTSPEKTEIAPGTDEKSKNNSVFGNIINSFSLSKDLIVEKPDDRKDTVIIEKGKEDLYIPPNNIGSITITPVVSNQKDKKVNNTLSTDKYKEPGLIRVKTPEDLNDMVKKDKHKKDKKRVESPLHVDTNITQNKKEPSPKSKEESHKQVEIMRVNENDLPRPALIPVHHSPTFAKPDKRPPETKKKKEIVIVSDVDPLGDVHNEPVAVDDSSSDVEVIEENTSKSENGDKSEVPSKDKVSRDKKVNSVKHKGVRDKEHKDIEEATKEDIDKLMKNISEMEHVQEPHKLNSNPFGGLLNNERTSLNKMDGCSPVTG; translated from the exons ATGTCGGACCCTAAACGTGCTACTCTTATAACAGTAGGTGCTCCAAAAAGTGGGAAAAATAATGTGAATAAAACAGTGAGATTAACGATAAATTTGGTTGAAAGCAACGAAAGTAAATATCCGGAGCTGAATTACAAAGAACTAGTCAATGCAGAAGAG AGAAAGAAAAAGGTGGAAAATGGCATAACCCCAGGACTGGATCCGTTTTCAGACAACGATGATGATGTCGAGAGAGTGGCCAGAAAGTTTGAACAgaaatat GGTGGCAAAAGTACATACGGCAAAAAAAGAGGCAGGACAAAGCAGGATGATTTTGCTGATATCGGAGCGGGCTACGATGAAAATGACTCCTTTATTGATAACACGGATGGC TATGATGAGATGATACCACCGGAGTGTGACACGCTGTATGGAGGTTTCTACATCAACAGCGGCTCACTGGAGTTCAAGAATGTTGACAACCAAGCCGTGTTGTCTGATGCTGAACCCGGCTCGAGAAGGAATAAG AGACGTATATCTTCAAGCAGCAGCGAAGTGGACTCCTCGGAGAGTTCCTCGGAGTCGAGTCAGGATGTGAAAGATCCTAAGGCAGTCACCAACGGAGTGGTCACACATGACACTGAGCATAGGAAGAAG aAGAACAAAAAGAGCGATAAGAATAAGAAAGCGAAGAAGATAAGAAGAACCGACTCCTCTGCTGCTACTTCTGGAAAACAGACTTCGGATG ATAACGGGCACGCGGGCGGCGACAGCGCGGACTCTCGCACTTCGCAGTCCGACTCGCTCGCTTCCAAACCGGCGCCCAGCTCCGAGAACGCGGTCACTTCTGACAGCTccag GGATGCAGAGCCGAAAGTAGAAGTGAAACTTCCGCCATCAGTGTTGTCCATAGTTGAAGAACTGGAGGCAACTGTGGCAAGATTATTGGCTGAGAATCCCAACTTGCCTCATAAGGAGTTAGAAACTAACACGGAGGTGATTGTAAGCAG aCTGGAATCAACTCTATCGACAATATCAGACGGTTCAATTTCCCACGCAGCTCGGAGCAGAGTATCGCTCGCGTTAAGAGTGTCACGCTCTAAACTACTTCAGCTTCAAACTGACACAG GAGTGAACAACAAAACGGTTGCTCAATCTACAACCACCACGATAACAACCACAAGTAGCAGTACCAAACGGAAGGCAGACGACAATAAGGAGAAGGTGGACGTCAAAAATATGACGCCCGAAGAGATTGAGGCGGATATTGTTAGTACGCTGAAAAG actGGCCGCTTTGATCGATGAACGAAAACCCGGCATGATAGCTAGTTATAATGCCGAATGCGCAAGAGTTCAGGAGGAGAA gaagaaaatacaaatagcGTCAGCGGACGGCGCGCCGCATATTGAGAAGCGGCTGCCCAAGCGGAGGTTCCCCTGGTGTCCGCGCACCAGGGCGCTGCTGGCCCGGCTGAAGACCTTGGCTGGGGATCAG GAATCTGCAGCCAAATTGCTCGCGAACCGAGCGCTTCCACTGTTCCCAAGAGGTTTTGTTAGGATGCCGACGCTACTAAGACAAGCGGA TCTCAGCAAAGAAATCAAAGTGACCGACCTGAAACGGCCGCGGCTCGGTTCGTTCAACCAGCAGCCGCCGCCGCTGCCGTTCACTGAACCCATTCAGTTCCCGAGCTCTTTAACCGTCACCGCTACAGTCAAAACATCACCAGAGAAAACAGAAATCGCCCCAGGAACAGATGagaaatcaaaaaataactCTGTATTCGGCAATATCATCAatagtttctcattatccaaAGATTTGATTGTTGAAAAGCCCGACGATAGAAAAGATACGGTTATAATCGAGAAAGGAAAGGAAGATTTGTACATTCCGCCTAATAATATCGGCAGTATAACTATAACTCCTGTTGTAAGTAACCAGaaagataaaaaagttaataatacgTTATCTACGGACAAATATAAGGAGCCCGGTTTAATAAGAGTGAAAACGCCTGAAGATTTGAACGATATGGTCAAAAAGGATAAACATAAGAAAGATAAGAAACGTGTTGAATCACCGTTACACGTGGACACAAACATTACTCAGAATAAAAAAGAGCCCAGTCCAAAATCAAAGGAAGAATCACATAAACAAGTAGAAATCATGCGAGTCAATGAGAATGATCTGCCAAGACCAGCCTTGATTCCAGTGCATCATTCCCCAACGTTCGCGAAACCCGATAAAAGACCACCGGAgactaagaagaagaaagaaatagTGATAGTGTCTGATGTTGATCCGTTAGGTGACGTTCATAATGAACCCGTAGCCGTTGATGACAGTAGTAGTGACGTTGAAGTGATAGAAGAGAACACAAGTAAAAGTGAAAACGGTGATAAAAGTGAAGTGCCTTCAAAGGACAAAGTGTCTCGGGACAAAAAAGTGAACAGTGTGAAACATAAAGGAGTTAGGGATAAAGAACATAAGGACATTgaggaggcgactaaggagGATATAGATAAACTTATGAAGAATATCAGTGAGATGGAG CATGTGCAGGAGCCgcataaattaaatagtaatCCATTTGGAGGGTTGTTAAATAATG AACGAACTTCTTTGAACAAAATGGATGGCTGTAGTCCGGTCACGG GGTGA
- the LOC106138390 gene encoding yemanuclein isoform X2: protein MSDPKRATLITVGAPKSGKNNVNKTVRLTINLVESNESKYPELNYKELVNAEERKKKVENGITPGLDPFSDNDDDVERVARKFEQKYGGKSTYGKKRGRTKQDDFADIGAGYDENDSFIDNTDGYDEMIPPECDTLYGGFYINSGSLEFKNVDNQAVLSDAEPGSRRNKRRISSSSSEVDSSESSSESSQDVKDPKAVTNGVVTHDTEHRKKKNKKSDKNKKAKKIRRTDSSAATSGKQTSDDNGHAGGDSADSRTSQSDSLASKPAPSSENAVTSDSSRDAEPKVEVKLPPSVLSIVEELEATVARLLAENPNLPHKELETNTEVIVSRLESTLSTISDGSISHAARSRVSLALRVSRSKLLQLQTDTGVNNKTVAQSTTTTITTTSSSTKRKADDNKEKVDVKNMTPEEIEADIVSTLKRLAALIDERKPGMIASYNAECARVQEEKKKIQIASADGAPHIEKRLPKRRFPWCPRTRALLARLKTLAGDQESAAKLLANRALPLFPRGFVRMPTLLRQADLSKEIKVTDLKRPRLGSFNQQPPPLPFTEPIQFPSSLTVTATVKTSPEKTEIAPGTDEKSKNNSVFGNIINSFSLSKDLIVEKPDDRKDTVIIEKGKEDLYIPPNNIGSITITPVVSNQKDKKVNNTLSTDKYKEPGLIRVKTPEDLNDMVKKDKHKKDKKRVESPLHVDTNITQNKKEPSPKSKEESHKQVEIMRVNENDLPRPALIPVHHSPTFAKPDKRPPETKKKKEIVIVSDVDPLGDVHNEPVAVDDSSSDVEVIEENTSKSENGDKSEVPSKDKVSRDKKVNSVKHKGVRDKEHKDIEEATKEDIDKLMKNISEMEHVQEPHKLNSNPFGGLLNNARHDKSSSSLNRVYVEPRDKLTNFFEQNGWL, encoded by the exons ATGTCGGACCCTAAACGTGCTACTCTTATAACAGTAGGTGCTCCAAAAAGTGGGAAAAATAATGTGAATAAAACAGTGAGATTAACGATAAATTTGGTTGAAAGCAACGAAAGTAAATATCCGGAGCTGAATTACAAAGAACTAGTCAATGCAGAAGAG AGAAAGAAAAAGGTGGAAAATGGCATAACCCCAGGACTGGATCCGTTTTCAGACAACGATGATGATGTCGAGAGAGTGGCCAGAAAGTTTGAACAgaaatat GGTGGCAAAAGTACATACGGCAAAAAAAGAGGCAGGACAAAGCAGGATGATTTTGCTGATATCGGAGCGGGCTACGATGAAAATGACTCCTTTATTGATAACACGGATGGC TATGATGAGATGATACCACCGGAGTGTGACACGCTGTATGGAGGTTTCTACATCAACAGCGGCTCACTGGAGTTCAAGAATGTTGACAACCAAGCCGTGTTGTCTGATGCTGAACCCGGCTCGAGAAGGAATAAG AGACGTATATCTTCAAGCAGCAGCGAAGTGGACTCCTCGGAGAGTTCCTCGGAGTCGAGTCAGGATGTGAAAGATCCTAAGGCAGTCACCAACGGAGTGGTCACACATGACACTGAGCATAGGAAGAAG aAGAACAAAAAGAGCGATAAGAATAAGAAAGCGAAGAAGATAAGAAGAACCGACTCCTCTGCTGCTACTTCTGGAAAACAGACTTCGGATG ATAACGGGCACGCGGGCGGCGACAGCGCGGACTCTCGCACTTCGCAGTCCGACTCGCTCGCTTCCAAACCGGCGCCCAGCTCCGAGAACGCGGTCACTTCTGACAGCTccag GGATGCAGAGCCGAAAGTAGAAGTGAAACTTCCGCCATCAGTGTTGTCCATAGTTGAAGAACTGGAGGCAACTGTGGCAAGATTATTGGCTGAGAATCCCAACTTGCCTCATAAGGAGTTAGAAACTAACACGGAGGTGATTGTAAGCAG aCTGGAATCAACTCTATCGACAATATCAGACGGTTCAATTTCCCACGCAGCTCGGAGCAGAGTATCGCTCGCGTTAAGAGTGTCACGCTCTAAACTACTTCAGCTTCAAACTGACACAG GAGTGAACAACAAAACGGTTGCTCAATCTACAACCACCACGATAACAACCACAAGTAGCAGTACCAAACGGAAGGCAGACGACAATAAGGAGAAGGTGGACGTCAAAAATATGACGCCCGAAGAGATTGAGGCGGATATTGTTAGTACGCTGAAAAG actGGCCGCTTTGATCGATGAACGAAAACCCGGCATGATAGCTAGTTATAATGCCGAATGCGCAAGAGTTCAGGAGGAGAA gaagaaaatacaaatagcGTCAGCGGACGGCGCGCCGCATATTGAGAAGCGGCTGCCCAAGCGGAGGTTCCCCTGGTGTCCGCGCACCAGGGCGCTGCTGGCCCGGCTGAAGACCTTGGCTGGGGATCAG GAATCTGCAGCCAAATTGCTCGCGAACCGAGCGCTTCCACTGTTCCCAAGAGGTTTTGTTAGGATGCCGACGCTACTAAGACAAGCGGA TCTCAGCAAAGAAATCAAAGTGACCGACCTGAAACGGCCGCGGCTCGGTTCGTTCAACCAGCAGCCGCCGCCGCTGCCGTTCACTGAACCCATTCAGTTCCCGAGCTCTTTAACCGTCACCGCTACAGTCAAAACATCACCAGAGAAAACAGAAATCGCCCCAGGAACAGATGagaaatcaaaaaataactCTGTATTCGGCAATATCATCAatagtttctcattatccaaAGATTTGATTGTTGAAAAGCCCGACGATAGAAAAGATACGGTTATAATCGAGAAAGGAAAGGAAGATTTGTACATTCCGCCTAATAATATCGGCAGTATAACTATAACTCCTGTTGTAAGTAACCAGaaagataaaaaagttaataatacgTTATCTACGGACAAATATAAGGAGCCCGGTTTAATAAGAGTGAAAACGCCTGAAGATTTGAACGATATGGTCAAAAAGGATAAACATAAGAAAGATAAGAAACGTGTTGAATCACCGTTACACGTGGACACAAACATTACTCAGAATAAAAAAGAGCCCAGTCCAAAATCAAAGGAAGAATCACATAAACAAGTAGAAATCATGCGAGTCAATGAGAATGATCTGCCAAGACCAGCCTTGATTCCAGTGCATCATTCCCCAACGTTCGCGAAACCCGATAAAAGACCACCGGAgactaagaagaagaaagaaatagTGATAGTGTCTGATGTTGATCCGTTAGGTGACGTTCATAATGAACCCGTAGCCGTTGATGACAGTAGTAGTGACGTTGAAGTGATAGAAGAGAACACAAGTAAAAGTGAAAACGGTGATAAAAGTGAAGTGCCTTCAAAGGACAAAGTGTCTCGGGACAAAAAAGTGAACAGTGTGAAACATAAAGGAGTTAGGGATAAAGAACATAAGGACATTgaggaggcgactaaggagGATATAGATAAACTTATGAAGAATATCAGTGAGATGGAG CATGTGCAGGAGCCgcataaattaaatagtaatCCATTTGGAGGGTTGTTAAATAATG CGAGACACGATAAGTCTTCCTCGTCGCTCAACCGCGTGTACGTCGAGCCTCGCGACAAATT AACGAACTTCTTTGAACAAAATGGATGGCTGTAG